GTACTGAGGATTTACCATGGGCCAGgtcctgtgctaagtgctttaagCGTTATCTCGATAAATCCTCCCACTGGGCCGATACTTCTATTACCCTtgttttaaaatggggaaaactgaTGCACAGgggagttaagtaacttgcccttggtcacacagctaatgaggAGAGCCAGGATATAAACCAGAGCTAACGTGTACCAAGTGCTTGTTATATATTAGTATGATTCTAAGCACTCACTCATTTGGTCGGCAAGCATTCCATGAAGATAGTCACTGTTATGATCCCACATTTAACAGATAAGAGGCAATGGGGAGACTATATAACATGCTCAGGGTTCAATCTGATAGATAGTGTGGCTTCAGAGCATGTATGCTCGGCCAGTACCATGTCGTATGAGTTTATAGCAGTGGAACACCCAGCTGCGAGGTTCAGCAAAATAAGTTACCAGCCAAAGGCTAGAGCAGTTCCCTCCCAGCGGATTTCCACAGATGTTGGCAGCTCTGTTAGACTCCTTACGCTGTGATACTTTCATTGCAGATTTCATAATTTCTCTATATGGACTCATTAACTACTCGTACGTCCATATCTGCTTGTAGCCACCTCTCTACCTCACTGCCCTGCCTTACTTATTACAAGTATAAGTAAGCACTCACTGTCATTTTGAAAGCATGTCCTGGCATGTTCAGGAGCAGTCACTCTCAGCAGCCCCCACCGCCGCCAGGTAAACCAAATTCTCTCCCAGTTGCCCTTGACTCCTCACCTGGAATAGATTCTTAGGCACAACCAACATTAAAAATCCCATCTCTAATGTTAAAAAAGAGATGTAAAGGGCACTTTTCTTGTGGCTTGATTCTAGAAAGTCCTCTCATTCTCTGAACAGCTCTTTTGCTTGCTGTCTCCGGGGCggtccccactcccccactctcAGCAGGAACTCGCCCGGCCTCTAGCAGAAGAGCTTTGTTCATCTAGCACGAGCAGATGGTGGGAAAGGTGATCTCCCTTGGAAGAGAGCAAACTAGAGCAGAATTCACCAGGAGTTACcaaaggttttgttttgattattatccCATCTGGCAGTACTTGCCTTTCCTCATATGTCTAATCCAGAGAAGGACTGACCAGTTTCACCAGCACTGAGCTGGCCCACTCCAGGAAAAAGATCGCAGAATGCTTGTGGAACTGGCTGGACACGGCCTCCCAGAGCCGAGAGACACACGTGGTCCACTTTCTGCTCCTGCGCTAAGCATGGGGCCACAGTTGGCAAAGAGGGGCACTTCTGTCCTACCGGCCAGCCCTATTATGCTCTTTGGTGACATCAGTGTGCCGTACTCTTCTGAATCTAGGTCTAGTGGTTGCTCTCTCTGGAAGCTAAGTGAAGCCCCATAGGGCTTCCGGGACTTCCATGGTGTTGTGCCCTCACAACATCACAGCTTTGTCACTACCTTTCTTCTTCACTCCTCATCTCATTCACCGTGGCTTCTAAACTCCggcactaaaagaaaaacaaaacaaaaactccaggGTCGCTACCCCCTCTAAATGTTCCCGCTGCTCCTACTACACTCCACTGCCCTTGctctctccattcctttctctccttgTTCTAGCTTCTCTCCTCAATTCTCCCGGCCTGAGCCCGAAGCACGCTTGCACATCAAGTGCAAATCAgtgattttctctgttcctagaGGCGCAAGAGTTGCTTATTTGCTACaggaaacattttctcttctttttctccatattttactTCCAGGTTCGATGCCATTTCTGATTGCTTGAGCTGGTCTGACCCCTGTAAGTGCCATGAAGCTAGTATCTGCTCACATTTCACTGATAGGGTCACCCTGGTGGGGGCGCTGCTGGGTTGATTTTGAAGTAGTGTGTGGGATTCTCTTTTTTATCCCAAGTTTGACACAAAAATGGAGATTCTAGAATCCTACATTCATCTTTGCTTAATGCCAGCCACTCTGAGTGACATGATTTGGGGGGGTCAGTATCCTCCTAAAATAGCCCATCGTGTAACAGACAGCTGAAGGTCAAGAGAAATATGCAGGTTCTCATCTGTGTGGGgggttttcttcccccaaatgaaAGCTTTAtgcacttgaaaaagaaaaaataatactgtagTATATATGTAAGcatgcaaaataataatttaattagttACATCCTGTCTCTTGGGTAAACTTGAATCACCAGCTGCTTAAATATATACTACACTGACCCAGAAACTGACCCAGAGCATGGGCCTCCTTGAAGTGCCCCCCCCAACAGAACACAAACTATAAGTCTGATATGGAAAGTGagattcttttaaagataaaatgtgaTTATTGCATTTTCATAGATtctttggataattttttttctgctctacTGAGCCCCAGCATCCAAGATATGGCAACAGATACTTTTTTTGTTCCTCAGAGAGGGACTTCACTGTCACTCTTTGGTAATTAAAAACAAGCCACGATCAATTTAGCTCAGAAATGCAGATTATAGTCAAATCAGGCATCTATTATTCAGGGAGAAAATAGAAGGGATCCTGTTCTTTCACGTTGTGGCCAAGACCTGCACAGGCATAGTGGTGGGAAAGTCAGTCCCAATAAGGAAGAGAGGGGCGAAGTATTCAGCTGAGGGGCAGCTCGGTGGACTGGAGAATTCCAAGTGTCTTGCCTTTTCCCCCTTGTACTCACAGTTTACACTAGGTGGCATGCAAGGAAAGCTGAACGCATTCAGAAACTTGATTCTGTGGACACAGAATTCTTTGGCAGGAACCCATGACCGGTGGGTGCAGCTCTGGAGCAAGTGATTCGGTTTGagaatgttctctctttttcctccccagGATGAAGTGTCCTCTCGCTGGTACAAATAAGAGATTTCTGATTAACACAATCAAGAACACGCTGCCGTCCCATAAAGAGCAAGACCCTGAGCAAAAAGAGGGCAGCAAGGAACCCTCCAAAAGCCAGAGCCAGAAAGAAGAGAACCGGAAGCAGCACAGAGGCCACCCCTACAAGCCCAGCTTCCAGGCCCGGAGCGCGGGCGGCCACTCCCCGCACAGGAAGCGCAGCGGCCAGGAGAAGTATGAGAAGCGCTCCACCAAGCGATGAGGCGGCCACCGCCCCCAGCGCTATCTCCTCTGGGACTGGGGGGtactggggggatggggaggtgtGGGCGAGGCTTTGAGGACAGGCCTTGAGCAAGCGCCCAGGAGTGACTTTCATAGTCGGTCCTTGGCTGTGGTGACAAGGAAATGAGTCCAAAGGGACTTGCTCGGAAGGTGTGGGAGCAAGTTTCAGCTCCATCATTCCCTCTTGTTTGGAAGTTGGTTTCAAAATAAATCTAAGACTAAAAGTTTTCAGACATCGTTACGACTAGttccgactttttttttttttttatgtgttacAATTGTGGTCATTTCTtagttttcctcaaaaaaataaaacccttggAAATCCTATATGTTATCTTTTTGGATGATGAAGTTAAAATTCAGAAGTCATCTGGCCAGTAACCCACAGTCAGGAAAACAGGTTAGCCCTCCAAGGGCTAGAAATTTACCATgaaactctttgttttgttttcctgtaagtGAGCAATGTAGGAAATTCTCAAACTGGCTTTGAATTTAGTGTTCCATATCAATAACCAGAGGTTGAAAAATTGGCCCTGTTGTTTCCTTGTGCATTCTCAAACTCACTCCTACAGAACgacttttctatatttaatttttgggGGGACTATGTAAGTTTTAAgtggtgcttttttaaaaaaccctcaaaagttaaaattaactgaattattttagtGCTATGTCTTATTTAGTTACAGACTATAATACAACTAGTATAGTTTCAGAAAccttaatttgaaataaaagtgtgtttacgccttttttttttttccaatatagaTGTGTCTCTGTTTTAATGTACAATTCCAAACCTTTCAAACCTGTATTCTTCCTTTCAGACTCAGGAAAATGTCACCAAGTACCCTTCCCCAGTccacaaaaggaagaagaatctttctctctgcccccccaaccccgcctcaTTTTTCCAAAGCATCTAAGCTTATGCCTGGCTGCTTCCAGATAATCACTCATCACAGcctgctccctgcttcctggCAGCCAAGAAAAGCCCTTTCTCAATGTTAGAAAAGAGCACATCCGAAAAGTTAGCTTCGGGGTGTTTATGAGAGAAACTAGAATAGACCAAGGACTGGCTTTGCCCATCAAGCCGCTGGCCACACCCTCAGTCCGCTCAGAGCTAAAAGCTCAGGAGGGACAAACCCCAGGGTTTCTCACTTGACCCACCGGCCTCCCCACCAAAGACCCCAGGGCCTCATCCTATGACTTTTCAACAATATGGCAACACACTTTGctttcaaacatacaaaaagGAATAATTTGGTTCATAGGACTTCATCCAAATCCATTTATGCATTAGCTTACGCTGTTTGTGCTAAATTTGGAACGTTTTGTATTTAAACACTAGAAATAGCATAGAGTCATGAGTTTTTGAAAAGTCTTGttataatgaagtaaaataaagttGGATTGTATCAATTGTCTTTGTTCTCCGTGTTTAGAGCAAACTGCCAAGTTCAttattctataaaagaaaatgattttagtGAGTACATCCTAATACTTAAGGGAAACCTCTCTTCCCACTCCTGCTGAACCTTTCTTATTTAAGCATGTTCAAGGACGAGTGTTCAGCAGAATCACTTTGCCTTTAAAAGGAATTGTTCCACTTCTGAAAACTCTTTGAATCTTTAAAACTTTCATCAAGAGCAGCCGTGGTTTCCTGTCTATAAATGTCAGGAGCAAATGATCTGTTCTTTCACCATCCAGACAGTGCACGTTGTTGGAGGTTCTTGGTCCTGATCTCTGACACTCACCAGCCACCTCCCGAGTCCGCGTTCCTGTGCAGGCCCTGCCGAGAGCTTCCTCGGCCTCAGTCCTGTCTGCCCTCCAGCATGAGGGTCTGTGGAGCTCACACAGCCCAGCACAGGTGGTGGAGAAGTTGAATCCGGGGCCCTCACTGGTGGCTTCTCCGGGGGACGTCTTCCTCACCTGGGAACCAGGCTGTTTGGACTGAGTCCCTAATTTAGCAGTAAGTAGAGAGGGAAGTACCAGGTGCTTAGGCCTCAGTCTTAGGAACTGCTTCTCATGCTTCCATTAGGAAGCTGCAAGACTTGAGCACAAGTGCAACTTAGCagaattcattttctgttttaccTCGTTTCAGAAAGCCTGGTCTCTGAGAAACGTGAACCGAAAGCAATGGTCTCGGCTGTGGCCAGTGACCTGACAGTGTTGGTCTTTCCAAATGGCCCACACGTCATGGCGGTGAGGAGCCAGAGTGGGTGGTTTTACTTAGAGCAGGCTGAATACTGAAGAACACTTCCTCAGGTCTGATTTCTGAATTTGCCTGTGCTTCCCCTGGCCCCCCGCCCCAGTGGGGTGAGGTGGTACAGATTTGCCTCAGATTTCCTGGTAGAATTTGTCATTCCTTCATGGATTATCCATGGGACTTAGCATGGcactcatatttttatatttacaggaTTTCTGTCACGGCTAAAGGTCATGTCATTGTCTTTGGATCATAAAGAGTATCTGGTCCATAATCAGTGCTTGTTTAATAAACATGACATGAGGTAATTTCCTGATGAAGTGAAGCCTCACACCCCCTTAAGGAGTGTTAAACTTGAAAGTATTCTCACCAGAAGGGATAGGTCGGCTGTATTGAAACTGTGTGGACAATAATGCTTATTGTGTATCACCTGTGGGCCAAACGTCTTAGGCCTTTTTTCCTCCAGCCTTACTGAGACATAGTTAACTATAACCCTGTGTCAGTTTAAGATGtaaaatgtgatgatttgatcTAAGTATGTATCATGAAATGATTACGATAAGGTGAACTAATACATTACCTCACAGTTGCCCTTTTTTTGTGAgtagtgagaacatttaagatggGCTTTTACTTGTGTCTATACAGTCACCTCAACCCTATGAAGAAGGTgctattatgcccattttataaataaggaaataggaCAGTTTGCCCAAGGTCTCAGAGCTGGGAGGTGACAGGAATGCTGTCTGAAGCCACAACTGTCTGAATCTACAAACCTATAttctttccagaactttctgcCAATCCAGATCCAAATTCAGCTCCTTCAAAACACACGACTGAGATGTCCTGGTGTAGAATGGGCCAAGGATTCCCAACTTAAGAGCATAAAGAACTCATTCAACTAATTCATTTTATTGGTTACAATGTACTCCCTGCAAGAAGACTGCACAAGGCTCACCCAAAGGAATGCGGGCCTGGCCAGGGATTCCCTGTGGGCCAGCTTCAACAGCCAGCAAAATCCAAGAGGAAAACTCTGAACAATTCTCTGGTTAAATGCCTAAGTGGCAGCTGATGGAATACGGGAGGGAAACTAAGCCCCACGTGAAGGAAAGATTTTAGGCTACTTCATATTTAGcctatccttccttccatctgcaAGAAGAATGAGATTTTGGAGTTAAGAAATTTTAGCATCAAGGCCTTGTTGGTACCTTATATCTTAATATCCTATGACCCACGGAGACCGTGCTGCCCTCCCACCAACCACCTTGGAAAGGCGTGTCAGCAGGTCTTGGAATAAGCCCTGGCCTCGCCTGCGGCTCCATAATGAGGCGACTAGTTTGCCCACCTTCTCAGGCTTGAAAAGACTGCCAAGAAGCACGCACTCACACCACGCGGACGTGTAAAGACGGAAGCAAATGAGTTAGTCTCCATTAAACTGCCAACACAACATAGTAAGCAGAATTCAGAGGAATTTTATAAACAAGTAATTTTGATCTGGGTTATCGTGCTCTAAATCCCAGCAGGAGGCCCCAGACATTATCATAAAAAGGCCAATAGTAAACAGATTGGGGAGCATGATTAATAATTGAGCTCTTCTCCCCTCTATCTAGCCCTGTAACTTTCACTTTTGCTTTTCATGACTTAGGAGAATTCCCGATGTGCAACATGAACTCTGCATATAAGATCCTTATGAAATGCCTGAGGGACATTTTCCTCCACCAGGTAGATGTATAAGGCATCCTCAATGGTTGTCCAGCATCCTTCCTAAATGCTTTTTTCTCATTACTTCCCCGGGTGTAGTTCCTTGAGGACGAACTAGTCTAGGCTGCCCAGTTACAAGCCTCTATTTACTCCAAGTTACAGCCCTGTCAGTCTGATGGGTAGTATTTCAAAGCTCGGTGCtgatt
Above is a genomic segment from Lutra lutra chromosome 3, mLutLut1.2, whole genome shotgun sequence containing:
- the LOC125096225 gene encoding protein POLR1D-like isoform X2, with protein sequence MEEDQELERKAIEELLKEAKRGKTRAETMGPMGWMKCPLAGTNKRFLINTIKNTLPSHKEQDPEQKEGSKEPSKSQSQKEENRKQHRGHPYKPSFQARSAGGHSPHRKRSGQEKYEKRSTKR
- the LOC125096225 gene encoding protein POLR1D-like isoform X1, encoding MKLLWIKTVIYRPRLWKAIEELLKEAKRGKTRAETMGPMGWMKCPLAGTNKRFLINTIKNTLPSHKEQDPEQKEGSKEPSKSQSQKEENRKQHRGHPYKPSFQARSAGGHSPHRKRSGQEKYEKRSTKR